From the genome of Verrucomicrobiia bacterium, one region includes:
- a CDS encoding ATP-binding cassette domain-containing protein, translated as MENPPANSSSPVIEMNEVAFGTLQDVERVVMENVNWKVAPGEYWVVGGMHGSGKRDLISLTAGLMPPLRGTYRLFGSEMPLYGDEQLAQRLRLGMVFDNGNLLHQLNVHENLALPLRYHRDLGWQEIEERVKTMLELAELTPFEKTMPGALDHHWQKRAGLARALMLEPEVLLVDHALSGLDFRQSNWFLKFFDQLSAGHEFCQKRPMTLIATAEDLRPWRNPHCHFAFVKEKQLFTVGHRPQLTCHPEPLVKELLAEPFTT; from the coding sequence ATGGAAAACCCACCCGCCAATTCCAGTTCGCCGGTCATCGAAATGAACGAGGTCGCGTTCGGCACGTTGCAGGACGTGGAACGCGTGGTGATGGAGAATGTGAATTGGAAAGTCGCGCCGGGCGAATATTGGGTGGTCGGAGGCATGCATGGCTCGGGCAAGCGCGATTTGATTTCATTGACCGCGGGACTGATGCCGCCTTTGCGCGGGACGTATCGTTTGTTTGGTTCTGAGATGCCGCTTTACGGCGACGAACAACTTGCCCAGCGTCTGCGCCTTGGGATGGTTTTTGATAACGGCAATCTGTTGCATCAACTCAACGTGCACGAAAATCTGGCGCTGCCGTTGCGGTATCATCGCGACCTGGGCTGGCAGGAAATCGAGGAACGCGTGAAGACGATGCTGGAGCTGGCGGAGTTGACGCCGTTTGAAAAAACGATGCCCGGCGCGCTGGATCATCATTGGCAGAAACGCGCCGGGCTGGCGCGAGCGCTGATGCTTGAGCCGGAGGTGCTGCTCGTGGACCATGCGTTGAGCGGCTTGGATTTTCGCCAGTCGAATTGGTTCCTGAAATTTTTCGACCAGCTTTCCGCCGGGCATGAGTTTTGCCAGAAACGCCCGATGACATTGATTGCGACCGCGGAGGATTTGCGGCCGTGGCGCAACCCGCATTGTCATTTCGCGTTTGTAAAAGAGAAACAGTTATTCACCGTGGGCCATCGCCCGCAGTTGACCTGTCATCCCGAACCGCTCGTGAAGGAACTGCTCGCGGAACCTTTCACTACTTGA